Proteins encoded within one genomic window of Manis pentadactyla isolate mManPen7 chromosome 4, mManPen7.hap1, whole genome shotgun sequence:
- the TEX46 gene encoding testis-expressed protein 46, which yields MLRELMPLFRNIYGLIASSGTIGALVAWLIDYKAALFGFLFLLLLSNWLVNCELKPTPPESEQEEADKPKVPKTKPNSNVMSMKEVKRLHACFALQDKILERLLFSEIKLKVLENQMFIIWNRMNHRGSWATSTRV from the exons ATGCTGAGGGAACTAATGCCTCTTTTTAGGAATATCTATGGGTTAATTGCTTCCTCAGGTACCATAGGAGCATTGGTGGCTTGGCTGATCGACTATAAGGCAGCCTTGTTTGGGTTCTTATTCCTTCTGTTGCTTAGCAACTGGCTGGTCAACTGTGAACTCAAGCCCACCCCACCAGAGTCCGAGCAG GAAGAGGCAGATAAACCAAAGGTTCCCAAAACCAAACCCAACAGCAACGTCATGAGCATGAAAGAAGTCAAGAGACTGCACGCCTGCTTTGCCCTCCAGGACAAGATCCTTGAACGGCTTTTGTTCAGTGAAATTAAGCTGAAAGTCTTAGAAAATCAGATGTTCATCATATGGAATAGAATGAATCACCGTGGGAG CTGGGCCACCTCCACCCGTGTCTAG